In Sporichthya polymorpha DSM 43042, a genomic segment contains:
- a CDS encoding DUF3046 domain-containing protein, translating into MRLSDFWDRMRTELGAGYAESYARDTVIAGLGGRTVMEALDAGEDTKTVWRAVCAALELPPSRR; encoded by the coding sequence ATGCGGCTGTCGGACTTCTGGGACCGGATGCGGACCGAACTCGGGGCCGGGTACGCGGAGTCCTACGCCCGAGACACGGTGATCGCCGGCCTCGGTGGCCGGACCGTGATGGAGGCCCTCGACGCCGGCGAGGACACCAAGACCGTCTGGCGGGCCGTCTGCGCCGCGCTGGAGCTCCCGCCGTCGCGGCGCTGA
- a CDS encoding sigma-70 family RNA polymerase sigma factor yields MSPSDAGVAAEVDTVDAVEVAEPTGPVEAELEPVIEEDGEDEEETPVVAETSVPVTDLVRHYLKEIGRVPLLTAEEEVQLSRRIEAGVFATARLDAEPAPDLQLRRELDIIARDGMVAKQKLIEANLRLVVSIAKRYSGRGLPFLDLVQEGNLGLIRAVEKFDYTKGYKFSTYATWWIRQAVTRALADQSRTIRVPVHVVEIINKIIRLQRSMHQEHGTEPTIEELAVVLDMTPERVMEALRYAQDPVSLHTPVGEAEESEFGDLIEDVDAACPADAASVSMLRSDLDALLDTLGEREKRVVTMRYGLDDGNPHTLEEVGQIFGVTRERVRQIEANTLAKLRHRPAAAELREYLA; encoded by the coding sequence GTGTCCCCGTCCGACGCCGGAGTCGCGGCGGAGGTTGACACGGTCGACGCGGTCGAGGTCGCCGAGCCGACCGGGCCCGTCGAGGCCGAGCTCGAGCCGGTCATCGAGGAGGACGGGGAGGACGAGGAGGAGACGCCCGTCGTCGCCGAGACCTCGGTCCCGGTCACCGACCTGGTGCGCCACTACCTCAAGGAGATCGGGCGCGTCCCGCTGCTCACCGCCGAGGAGGAGGTGCAGCTCTCCCGTCGCATCGAGGCCGGGGTGTTCGCCACCGCCCGCCTCGACGCCGAGCCGGCGCCCGACCTGCAGCTGCGTCGCGAGCTCGACATCATCGCCCGCGACGGCATGGTCGCCAAGCAGAAGCTCATCGAGGCCAACCTGCGGCTCGTCGTCTCGATCGCGAAGCGGTACTCCGGCCGTGGCCTGCCGTTCCTGGACCTCGTCCAGGAGGGCAACCTCGGGCTGATCCGCGCCGTCGAGAAGTTCGACTACACCAAGGGCTACAAGTTCTCGACCTACGCGACCTGGTGGATCCGCCAGGCGGTCACCCGCGCGCTCGCCGACCAATCCCGCACGATCCGCGTCCCCGTGCACGTCGTCGAGATCATCAACAAGATCATCCGGCTGCAGCGGAGCATGCACCAGGAGCACGGCACCGAGCCCACGATCGAGGAGCTCGCCGTCGTTCTGGACATGACGCCCGAGCGCGTCATGGAGGCCCTGCGCTACGCCCAGGACCCGGTCTCCCTGCACACCCCGGTCGGCGAGGCGGAGGAGTCGGAGTTCGGTGACCTCATCGAGGACGTCGACGCGGCCTGCCCGGCCGACGCCGCGTCGGTGTCGATGCTCCGCTCGGACCTCGACGCCCTGCTCGACACCCTCGGCGAGCGCGAGAAGCGCGTCGTGACGATGCGCTACGGCCTCGACGACGGCAACCCGCACACGCTCGAGGAGGTCGGCCAGATCTTCGGCGTCACCCGCGAGCGGGTCCGCCAGATCGAGGCCAACACCCTCGCGAAGCTCCGCCACCGCCCCGCGGCCGCAGAACTGCGGGAGTACCTGGCTTAA
- the miaB gene encoding tRNA (N6-isopentenyl adenosine(37)-C2)-methylthiotransferase MiaB, whose translation MSRTYEVRTYGCQMNVHDSERLAGLLEDAGYSRVPAGEAPDVVVFNTCAVRENADNRLYGNLGHVASVKAAKPGMQIAVGGCLAQKDRAEIVRKAPYVDVVFGTHNVGSLPVLLERARVEQEAQVEILEALDVFPSTLPARRESAYAAWVAIAVGCNNTCTFCIVPALRGKEKDRRPGDILREIETLVADGVLEVTLLGQNVNSYGVEFGDKLAFGKLLRACGDVEGLERVRFTSPHPASFTDDVIAAMAETSNVMPQLHMPLQSGSDEVLRRMRRSYRAERYLGIIERVRAAMPDAAITTDIIVGFPGETEADFAATLDVVREARFASAFTFQYSKRPGTPAADYPDQVPPQVVTERYGRLVSLLEEISWDEAKKQVGREVEVLVATGEGKKDAVTRRLSGRARDNRLVHFVPSPDAPEPRPGDIVRTTITYAAPHHLVADGPASVPRRTRGGDAWEAAQARPADTSRAVSLGMPSLGAPA comes from the coding sequence GTGAGCAGGACTTACGAGGTGCGCACCTACGGGTGCCAGATGAACGTCCACGACTCCGAGCGCCTCGCGGGGCTGCTGGAAGACGCGGGCTACTCCCGCGTGCCCGCGGGGGAGGCCCCGGACGTCGTGGTGTTCAACACCTGCGCGGTCCGGGAGAACGCGGACAATCGGCTCTACGGCAACCTCGGGCACGTCGCGTCGGTGAAGGCGGCGAAGCCGGGGATGCAGATCGCGGTCGGCGGCTGCCTGGCGCAGAAGGACCGGGCGGAGATCGTGCGCAAGGCGCCGTACGTCGACGTCGTCTTCGGGACGCACAACGTGGGATCGCTCCCCGTGCTGCTGGAGCGGGCGCGGGTGGAGCAGGAGGCGCAGGTCGAGATCCTCGAGGCGCTGGACGTTTTCCCCTCGACGTTGCCGGCGCGGCGGGAGTCGGCCTACGCGGCGTGGGTCGCGATCGCGGTCGGGTGCAACAACACCTGCACGTTCTGCATCGTCCCGGCGCTGCGCGGCAAGGAGAAGGACCGCCGGCCCGGCGACATCCTCCGCGAGATCGAGACCCTCGTCGCCGACGGCGTCCTCGAGGTCACGCTGCTGGGGCAGAACGTGAACTCCTACGGCGTCGAGTTCGGCGACAAGCTGGCGTTCGGCAAGTTGCTGCGCGCGTGCGGGGACGTCGAGGGGCTGGAGCGCGTCCGCTTCACCTCGCCGCACCCGGCGAGCTTCACCGACGACGTCATCGCCGCGATGGCCGAGACCTCCAACGTGATGCCACAGCTGCACATGCCGCTGCAGTCCGGCTCGGACGAGGTGCTGCGCCGGATGCGCCGGTCCTACCGGGCGGAGCGCTACCTCGGCATCATCGAGCGCGTGCGCGCCGCGATGCCGGACGCCGCGATCACGACCGACATCATCGTCGGGTTCCCGGGGGAGACCGAGGCCGACTTCGCCGCGACCCTCGACGTCGTGCGCGAGGCGCGCTTCGCGTCGGCGTTCACGTTCCAGTACTCGAAGCGGCCCGGCACCCCGGCCGCGGACTACCCGGACCAGGTCCCGCCGCAGGTGGTCACCGAGCGGTACGGCCGGCTCGTCTCCCTCCTGGAGGAGATCTCCTGGGACGAGGCGAAGAAGCAGGTCGGCCGCGAGGTCGAGGTCCTCGTCGCGACCGGCGAGGGCAAGAAGGACGCCGTCACCCGGCGCCTGTCCGGCCGGGCCCGGGACAACCGGCTCGTCCACTTCGTGCCGAGCCCCGACGCCCCCGAGCCCCGGCCCGGCGACATCGTCCGGACGACGATCACCTACGCCGCGCCCCACCACCTCGTCGCCGACGGCCCCGCCTCGGTGCCGCGCCGCACCCGCGGCGGCGACGCCTGGGAGGCCGCCCAGGCCCGCCCCGCCGACACCTCGCGGGCGGTCTCGCTCGGCATGCCCTCGCTCGGCGCCCCCGCCTGA
- a CDS encoding TIGR03086 family metal-binding protein gives MNVLGALSAADRGFDRRLREVGESDWHRPTPCTDWDTYRLVNHVVIGGGRYGRLVRGGTREDFLAERQIDALVTGALPAWEENRSLCAAAFAEPGALERIVPFSTGDIPGRILLQIRVVEVVVHTWDLARALGLDESCEPDLAAFALRVWPENALPLGFGGVPFFDPPAPGDAPGSDLETLLRLAGRTP, from the coding sequence ATGAACGTGTTGGGGGCCCTGAGCGCCGCGGACCGCGGCTTCGACCGGCGGCTGCGGGAGGTCGGGGAGTCCGACTGGCACCGGCCCACCCCGTGCACCGACTGGGACACCTACCGCCTGGTGAACCACGTGGTCATCGGCGGCGGTCGGTACGGCCGCCTCGTCCGCGGCGGCACACGGGAGGACTTCCTTGCCGAGCGGCAGATCGACGCCCTCGTCACCGGCGCGCTGCCGGCCTGGGAGGAGAACCGGTCGCTGTGCGCCGCGGCGTTCGCCGAGCCCGGGGCGCTGGAGCGGATCGTCCCGTTCTCGACCGGCGACATCCCAGGGCGGATCCTGCTGCAGATCCGGGTCGTCGAGGTCGTCGTCCACACCTGGGACCTGGCCCGCGCGCTCGGGCTCGACGAGTCCTGCGAGCCGGACCTGGCGGCGTTCGCGCTGCGCGTCTGGCCGGAGAACGCCCTGCCGCTCGGGTTCGGGGGAGTCCCGTTCTTCGACCCGCCGGCCCCCGGCGACGCGCCGGGCTCGGACCTGGAGACGTTGCTCCGGCTGGCCGGTCGGACGCCCTGA
- the recA gene encoding recombinase RecA, with protein MAQAPDRDKALDNALSQIERQFGKGSVMRLGDDTRAPVDVIPTGSVALDVALGIGGLPRGRVVEVYGPESSGKTTVALHAVANAQRNGGVAAFIDAEHALDPEYARKLGVDTDALLVSQPDTGEQALEIADMLIRSGALDIIVIDSVAALVPRAEIEGEMGDSHVGLQARLMSQALRKITGALNSSKTTAIFINQLREKIGVMFGSPETTTGGRALKFYASVRLDVRRIETLKDGTEPVGNRTRVKVVKNKMAAPFKQAEFDILYGQGISREGGLIDMGVEHGFVRKSGAWYTYEGDQLGQGKENARNFLKDNPDLANEIEKKIKEKLGIGAQLDKPVDEDTPTDF; from the coding sequence ATGGCTCAGGCACCAGACCGCGACAAGGCACTCGACAACGCCCTGTCGCAGATCGAGCGGCAGTTCGGCAAGGGCTCGGTGATGCGGCTCGGTGACGACACGCGCGCACCGGTCGACGTCATCCCCACCGGCTCGGTCGCCCTCGACGTGGCCCTCGGCATCGGCGGTCTGCCCCGCGGGCGCGTCGTCGAGGTCTACGGCCCCGAGTCCTCCGGCAAGACGACCGTGGCCCTCCACGCGGTCGCCAACGCCCAGCGGAACGGCGGTGTCGCGGCCTTCATCGACGCCGAGCACGCGCTCGACCCGGAGTACGCCCGCAAGCTCGGCGTCGACACCGACGCGCTGCTGGTCTCCCAGCCGGACACCGGCGAGCAGGCGCTGGAGATCGCGGACATGCTGATCCGCTCCGGCGCGCTCGACATCATCGTCATCGACTCGGTCGCGGCCCTCGTGCCCCGCGCCGAGATCGAGGGCGAGATGGGCGACAGCCACGTCGGTCTCCAGGCCCGCCTGATGAGCCAGGCCCTCCGCAAGATCACCGGTGCGCTGAACTCCTCGAAGACGACCGCGATCTTCATCAACCAGCTCCGCGAGAAGATCGGCGTGATGTTCGGGTCACCGGAGACCACGACCGGTGGCCGGGCGCTGAAGTTCTACGCGTCGGTGCGGCTGGACGTCCGCCGGATCGAGACGCTCAAGGACGGGACGGAGCCGGTCGGCAACCGGACCCGCGTCAAGGTCGTGAAGAACAAGATGGCCGCGCCGTTCAAGCAGGCCGAGTTCGACATCCTCTACGGGCAGGGCATCAGCCGCGAGGGTGGCCTGATCGACATGGGCGTGGAGCACGGCTTCGTCCGCAAGTCGGGCGCTTGGTACACCTACGAGGGTGACCAGCTCGGCCAGGGCAAGGAGAACGCCCGCAACTTCTTGAAGGACAACCCCGATCTCGCGAACGAGATCGAGAAGAAGATCAAGGAGAAGCTCGGCATCGGCGCGCAGCTCGACAAGCCCGTCGACGAGGACACCCCGACCGACTTCTGA
- the dnaG gene encoding DNA primase, with protein sequence MAGRIKDEDIALVRERSRIEDVIGAQVGLRNAGGGSLKGLCPFHDEKTPSFNVNPAKGFFHCFGCGEGGDVIDFVMKTDHLTFAESVERLASRAGITLRYEEGGSAPRQPAGRRTRLVEANAAAAEFYAALLVDSPEAVVARRFLDERGFTLEHAQTFGVGYAPRGWDELSKHLRGRQFTGEELIGAGLAREGQRGLIDRFMGRLLWPIRDITGDVVGFGARRLYDDDRIEAKYVNTPETSLYKKSHLLYGLDLAKKEIKRRGQAVIVEGYTDVMACHIAGVPTAIATCGTAFGSDHVQVLRRLLMDASEFRGEVIFTFDGDAAGQKAAQKAYDDQDQRFMTQTFVAVEPDGLDPCDLRLQKGDEAVRELVASRVPLVEFAIRAELKRYDLDTAEGRVSAMQAAAPKVISIRDRARRHEYGRLLAGWLGMEVDAVMSTLSEIARRGARSGPNGAPAAAPEAVEPPPKEKMPRPDPRDPSSMVERELLKVALQYPQLAGPTYDGLEPETFTAPAYRAIHEAIVGAGGTSSAAAGDTWVGKIRAAVTHEMLRGLIAELAVESLRAAGEPNRRYAWEQLTAIQVAAVSRKIDVLKGKLQRMNPVEETEAYNRQFGEVIALEQYRHALRERVIDGL encoded by the coding sequence GTGGCCGGGCGCATCAAGGACGAGGACATTGCGCTGGTCCGCGAACGCTCCCGCATCGAGGACGTGATCGGCGCACAGGTCGGCCTCCGCAACGCCGGGGGCGGGTCGCTCAAGGGCCTGTGCCCGTTCCACGACGAGAAGACGCCGTCGTTCAACGTCAACCCGGCCAAGGGCTTCTTCCACTGCTTCGGGTGCGGCGAGGGCGGTGACGTCATCGACTTCGTCATGAAGACCGACCACCTCACGTTCGCCGAGTCGGTCGAGCGGCTGGCGTCCCGGGCGGGCATCACGCTGCGGTACGAGGAGGGCGGGTCGGCCCCGCGCCAGCCGGCCGGACGGCGCACGCGGCTCGTCGAGGCGAACGCCGCGGCCGCCGAGTTCTACGCCGCGCTGCTCGTCGACAGTCCGGAGGCGGTCGTCGCGCGCCGGTTCCTCGACGAGCGCGGGTTCACGCTCGAGCACGCGCAGACGTTCGGCGTCGGCTACGCGCCCCGCGGCTGGGACGAACTGTCCAAGCACCTGCGCGGCCGCCAGTTCACCGGCGAGGAACTCATCGGGGCGGGCCTGGCGCGCGAGGGTCAGCGCGGCCTGATCGACCGGTTTATGGGGCGGCTGCTCTGGCCGATCCGCGACATCACCGGCGACGTCGTCGGCTTCGGCGCGCGCCGGCTCTACGACGACGACCGCATCGAGGCCAAGTACGTCAACACCCCCGAGACGTCGCTGTACAAGAAGAGCCACCTCCTCTACGGCCTCGACCTGGCGAAGAAGGAGATCAAGCGCCGGGGGCAGGCCGTGATCGTCGAGGGCTACACGGATGTGATGGCCTGTCACATCGCCGGCGTCCCCACGGCGATCGCCACCTGCGGCACCGCGTTCGGCAGCGACCACGTTCAGGTGCTGCGCCGCCTGCTGATGGACGCGTCGGAGTTCCGCGGCGAGGTCATCTTCACCTTCGACGGCGACGCCGCCGGTCAGAAGGCGGCCCAGAAGGCCTACGACGACCAGGACCAGCGCTTCATGACGCAGACGTTCGTCGCGGTCGAGCCCGATGGCCTCGACCCCTGCGACCTCCGCCTGCAAAAGGGCGACGAGGCCGTGCGCGAGCTCGTCGCGTCGCGGGTGCCGCTGGTGGAGTTCGCGATCCGCGCCGAGCTCAAGCGCTACGACCTCGACACCGCCGAGGGTCGCGTCTCCGCGATGCAGGCCGCGGCGCCGAAGGTGATCAGCATCCGCGACCGCGCGCGCCGCCACGAGTACGGGCGTCTGCTCGCCGGGTGGCTCGGGATGGAGGTCGACGCGGTCATGTCGACGCTGTCCGAGATCGCGCGGCGCGGGGCCCGGAGCGGCCCGAACGGTGCGCCCGCCGCGGCGCCGGAGGCCGTCGAGCCGCCGCCGAAGGAGAAGATGCCGAGGCCCGACCCGCGGGACCCGTCAAGCATGGTCGAGCGCGAGCTGCTCAAGGTCGCGCTGCAGTACCCCCAACTGGCCGGCCCGACCTACGACGGCCTGGAGCCGGAGACCTTCACCGCCCCCGCGTACCGGGCGATCCACGAGGCGATCGTCGGGGCGGGCGGGACGTCCTCGGCCGCGGCGGGGGACACCTGGGTGGGCAAGATCCGGGCCGCGGTGACCCACGAGATGCTCCGGGGCCTGATCGCCGAACTCGCGGTCGAGTCTTTGCGAGCCGCAGGGGAGCCGAACCGCCGCTACGCGTGGGAGCAGCTCACTGCGATCCAGGTCGCGGCCGTCTCCCGCAAGATCGACGTGCTCAAGGGCAAGCTCCAGCGCATGAACCCGGTCGAGGAGACCGAGGCCTACAACCGGCAGTTCGGCGAGGTCATCGCGCTGGAGCAGTACCGGCACGCGCTGCGTGAGCGCGTCATTGACGGATTGTGA
- a CDS encoding amino acid ABC transporter permease yields the protein MSLVLFDVPGPRARRRARIFGALAIAVFAALVGWVIWRLDQREQFDSTLWDPFTDRGIQKAIARGLGATIRAALFAIVLALLLGILLAAGRLSTRRWLRWPCVAFVEFFRATPVVILILFLFIAFSGDFEPVGDDLSDALPERLAAILGTDQLGTLAPLVIALTLYNGAVLAEVFRAGILAVPKGQREAAAAVGLTERQIMRQVLLPQATRIMLPSIVSQAVVALKDTSLGFIIAYPELVRVGRNIYDTRYNIIPTVIVITIIYVALNMAVDAFARWLERRQARRYSRAAVTQAAAVTDAT from the coding sequence ATGAGCCTGGTCCTGTTCGACGTCCCCGGCCCGCGGGCGCGCCGCCGGGCGCGGATCTTCGGTGCCCTCGCCATCGCTGTCTTCGCCGCGCTCGTCGGCTGGGTGATCTGGCGCCTTGACCAGCGCGAGCAGTTCGACTCCACCCTCTGGGACCCCTTCACCGACCGCGGCATCCAGAAGGCCATCGCCCGCGGCCTGGGCGCGACGATCCGCGCCGCGCTGTTCGCGATCGTCCTCGCGCTGCTCCTCGGCATCCTGCTCGCCGCCGGACGACTGTCGACCCGGCGCTGGCTGCGCTGGCCCTGCGTCGCGTTCGTCGAGTTCTTCCGCGCGACGCCGGTCGTCATCCTCATCCTGTTCCTGTTCATCGCCTTCTCCGGCGACTTCGAGCCGGTCGGCGACGACCTCTCCGACGCCCTCCCCGAACGCCTCGCCGCCATCCTCGGCACCGACCAGCTCGGGACGCTCGCCCCGCTCGTGATCGCGCTGACGCTCTACAACGGCGCTGTTCTCGCCGAGGTGTTCCGCGCGGGCATCCTCGCCGTGCCGAAGGGGCAGCGCGAGGCCGCCGCGGCCGTGGGCCTGACCGAGCGTCAGATCATGCGGCAGGTCCTGCTGCCGCAGGCGACGAGGATCATGCTGCCCTCGATCGTCAGCCAGGCCGTCGTCGCCCTCAAGGACACCTCGCTCGGATTCATCATCGCCTACCCCGAGCTGGTCCGGGTCGGCCGGAACATCTACGACACCCGGTACAACATCATCCCGACGGTCATCGTCATCACGATCATCTACGTCGCGCTGAACATGGCGGTCGACGCCTTCGCCCGGTGGCTCGAGCGCCGCCAGGCCCGGCGCTACAGCCGCGCCGCCGTCACCCAGGCCGCCGCCGTCACCGACGCCACCTGA
- a CDS encoding regulatory protein RecX, whose product MAARSRRSRSRREFDPDAPPSSVGAPGGSRGEPLGRREKREKPPAEPVEPSALAREICLRQLSRGPRTAAQLAAAMARKGIEEDVANEVLERFTDVGLIDDQAFAEAWVESRHTGRGLARRALAHELRTRGVDAAVVAVAVAELDPERELETARTLATKRLAATRGLDTQVRFRRVAALLARKGYSEAVAYRVIREALEAEGEDEEFLPESAL is encoded by the coding sequence ATGGCGGCGCGTTCACGGCGATCCCGCAGCCGGCGGGAATTCGACCCGGACGCGCCACCGTCGTCCGTCGGGGCCCCCGGCGGTTCGCGTGGTGAGCCGCTTGGCCGCCGCGAGAAGCGAGAGAAGCCGCCCGCGGAACCGGTCGAGCCCTCGGCGCTCGCGCGGGAGATCTGCCTGCGGCAGCTCTCGCGCGGGCCACGGACGGCTGCGCAGCTCGCAGCCGCGATGGCCCGCAAGGGCATCGAGGAGGACGTCGCGAACGAGGTCCTCGAACGATTCACCGACGTCGGCCTGATCGACGATCAGGCCTTCGCCGAGGCGTGGGTGGAGAGTCGGCACACCGGCCGCGGCCTCGCCCGTCGCGCACTCGCCCACGAGCTGCGGACCCGCGGGGTGGACGCGGCTGTGGTGGCCGTCGCCGTCGCGGAGCTCGACCCCGAGCGCGAGCTCGAGACCGCGCGCACTCTCGCGACCAAGCGCCTCGCCGCGACCCGTGGTCTCGACACCCAGGTCCGGTTCCGCCGCGTCGCCGCCCTGCTCGCGCGCAAGGGTTACTCCGAGGCCGTCGCCTACCGCGTCATCCGCGAGGCGCTGGAGGCCGAGGGTGAGGACGAGGAGTTTCTCCCCGAAAGCGCACTCTGA
- a CDS encoding amino acid ABC transporter permease yields MNVLADNAGEILEGFWQTIQLFVLSGVASLVLGTVLASMRVSPVPVLRGAATAYVHVARNTPLVLIFIIFVFGFPTVGIQFSFFTFAVLALTAYTSAFICEAIRSGINAVSAGQAEAARALGMTFRQNLTLIVLPQATRSAIPPITNILIALVRNTAVAEAFGVTEASYVMSGLLRDHADSLYWIFFGIAGGYMVIVFVITAFAAWFERRVAVLR; encoded by the coding sequence GTGAACGTTCTGGCGGACAACGCCGGAGAGATCCTCGAAGGCTTCTGGCAGACCATCCAGCTCTTCGTGCTCTCCGGCGTTGCCTCGCTGGTCCTCGGGACCGTGCTCGCCTCGATGCGGGTCAGCCCGGTCCCGGTGCTGCGGGGCGCGGCGACCGCCTACGTCCACGTCGCCCGCAACACCCCCCTGGTGCTGATCTTCATCATCTTCGTCTTCGGGTTCCCGACGGTCGGCATCCAGTTCTCGTTCTTCACCTTCGCGGTACTCGCCCTGACCGCCTACACCTCGGCCTTCATCTGCGAGGCGATCCGGTCGGGCATCAACGCCGTCAGCGCCGGCCAGGCCGAGGCGGCCCGCGCCCTGGGCATGACGTTCCGCCAGAACCTGACGCTGATCGTGCTGCCGCAGGCCACCCGCAGCGCGATCCCGCCGATCACGAACATCCTCATCGCGCTCGTCCGCAACACCGCGGTCGCGGAGGCGTTCGGGGTCACCGAGGCCTCGTACGTGATGTCGGGCCTGCTCCGCGACCACGCCGACTCGCTGTACTGGATCTTCTTCGGCATCGCCGGCGGCTACATGGTCATCGTCTTCGTCATCACCGCGTTCGCCGCCTGGTTCGAGCGCCGAGTGGCGGTGCTCCGATGA
- a CDS encoding ATP-binding cassette domain-containing protein, giving the protein MIDTAPPLVEMLQVNKHFGTLHVLRDIDLSVARGEVVVVIGPSGSGKSTLCRAINRLEPIDSGTIRVDGVPLPAEGKELARLRADVGMVFQSFNLFAHKSVLDNVTLGPIQVRRMPKAAAETKARALLERVGVADQANKMPAQLSGGQQQRVAIARALAMDPKVMLFDEPTSALDPEMISEVLDVMRELAASGMTMIVVTHEMGFAKASANRVVFMDHGQIVEQAAPAEFFANPRSDRARDFLGKILSH; this is encoded by the coding sequence ATGATCGACACGGCTCCACCCCTGGTGGAGATGCTGCAGGTCAACAAGCACTTCGGGACCCTGCACGTCCTGCGGGACATCGATCTCAGCGTCGCGCGGGGCGAGGTGGTTGTCGTCATCGGGCCGTCGGGCTCGGGCAAGTCGACGCTGTGCCGCGCGATCAACCGGCTGGAACCCATCGACTCGGGCACGATCCGGGTCGACGGCGTCCCGCTCCCCGCGGAGGGCAAGGAGCTGGCCCGGCTCCGTGCCGACGTCGGAATGGTGTTCCAGTCGTTCAACCTCTTCGCGCACAAGTCCGTGCTGGACAACGTGACGCTCGGCCCGATCCAGGTCCGCCGGATGCCCAAGGCCGCGGCGGAGACGAAGGCTCGCGCGCTGCTCGAACGGGTGGGCGTCGCGGACCAGGCGAACAAGATGCCGGCCCAGCTCTCCGGCGGGCAGCAGCAGCGGGTCGCGATCGCCCGCGCGCTGGCGATGGACCCCAAGGTCATGCTCTTCGACGAGCCGACCTCCGCACTGGACCCGGAGATGATCTCCGAGGTCCTCGACGTCATGCGCGAGCTCGCCGCCAGCGGCATGACGATGATCGTGGTCACGCACGAGATGGGCTTCGCCAAGGCCTCGGCCAACCGCGTGGTCTTCATGGACCACGGCCAGATCGTCGAGCAGGCGGCACCGGCGGAGTTCTTCGCGAACCCGCGCAGCGACCGTGCCCGCGACTTCCTCGGAAAGATCCTTTCCCATTAG
- a CDS encoding glutamate ABC transporter substrate-binding protein, whose protein sequence is MTTSAAALALALSLTACGGDDDDDSASQGNSPSGDASASASAVTGTLARLQGADKLVVGVKFDQPGVGEKDPATGEIAGFDIEIAKIIAEALGIDEDDIEFKETVSANREPFIKARTVDLVIASYSITDERRKVVSQAGPYYETGQQLLVRSDDSSINGPDDLTGKKVCSVSGSTSIKTVEEKYGAAPAPFATYTECVQQLINKSVDAVTTDGAILLGYVAKQPDKLKVVGDPFSQERYGIGFAFGDTQMCEFLIDALQAAFDDGSWAQAFADTLGKSGVSAPPVPQLDDKC, encoded by the coding sequence TTGACCACCTCCGCCGCCGCCCTCGCGCTGGCGCTGTCGCTGACGGCCTGCGGAGGCGATGACGACGACGACAGCGCCTCGCAGGGCAACTCGCCGAGCGGCGACGCGAGCGCGTCGGCCTCCGCGGTCACCGGCACGCTCGCCCGCCTGCAGGGCGCCGACAAGCTCGTGGTCGGCGTGAAGTTCGACCAGCCGGGCGTCGGCGAGAAGGACCCCGCGACGGGCGAGATCGCCGGTTTCGACATCGAGATCGCCAAGATCATCGCCGAGGCCCTTGGGATCGACGAGGACGACATCGAGTTCAAGGAGACGGTCTCGGCCAACCGCGAGCCGTTCATCAAGGCGCGCACGGTCGATCTCGTCATCGCCTCGTACTCGATCACCGACGAGCGCCGGAAGGTCGTCAGCCAGGCCGGGCCGTACTACGAGACGGGTCAGCAGCTGCTGGTCCGCTCCGACGACAGCTCGATCAACGGCCCCGACGACCTGACGGGCAAGAAGGTCTGTTCGGTGAGCGGATCGACGTCGATCAAGACCGTCGAGGAGAAGTACGGCGCCGCGCCGGCACCGTTCGCCACCTACACCGAGTGCGTGCAGCAGCTGATCAACAAGAGCGTGGACGCGGTCACGACCGACGGCGCGATCCTGCTCGGTTACGTCGCCAAGCAGCCCGACAAGCTCAAGGTCGTGGGCGACCCGTTCAGCCAGGAGCGCTACGGCATCGGGTTCGCGTTCGGCGACACGCAGATGTGCGAGTTCCTCATCGACGCCCTGCAGGCCGCCTTCGACGACGGCAGCTGGGCGCAGGCCTTCGCCGACACCCTCGGCAAGTCCGGGGTCTCCGCGCCGCCGGTCCCCCAGCTCGACGACAAGTGCTGA
- a CDS encoding DUF664 domain-containing protein codes for MSDRERSDLLDTLRHHRHLLRHTAFGLRDDQARTRSTVSELTVGGLIQHVTRMESRWAGFLERGTEAFGTDPEAALAAHRASFVMREDQTLEEILTAHAAQAARTDDLIRTVDLDADHALPVTPWWPEGTRWTCRRAIHHVLAETAQHAGHADIIRESLDGQKSMG; via the coding sequence ATGAGCGACCGCGAGCGCAGCGACCTGCTGGACACCCTCCGCCACCACCGGCACCTGCTCCGCCACACCGCGTTCGGGCTCCGCGACGACCAGGCCCGGACCCGCTCGACGGTCTCGGAACTGACCGTCGGCGGGCTGATCCAGCACGTCACGCGCATGGAGTCGCGCTGGGCCGGGTTCCTCGAGCGGGGCACCGAAGCCTTCGGCACCGACCCCGAGGCCGCTCTCGCCGCCCACCGGGCCAGCTTCGTGATGCGCGAGGACCAGACGCTGGAGGAGATCCTCACCGCCCACGCCGCCCAGGCCGCCCGCACCGACGACCTCATCCGCACCGTCGACCTCGACGCCGACCACGCCCTCCCCGTCACCCCCTGGTGGCCCGAGGGCACCCGCTGGACCTGCCGCCGCGCGATCCACCACGTCCTCGCCGAGACCGCCCAGCACGCCGGTCACGCCGACATCATCCGCGAGTCCCTCGACGGCCAGAAGTCGATGGGCTGA